The Ficedula albicollis isolate OC2 chromosome 9, FicAlb1.5, whole genome shotgun sequence DNA window GCCCAGCAAGGCTCCTCCCACCCTGGGCCAGTGCCCACATGGGCCAGTGCCCACGGCCCCCCTGCCAGCAGGGTCCAGCCCCATGGGCTGCTGTGAGCCGTGAGAGTGGGGAGCGAGCTCAGGCTCTCACCCCTGCCAAGAGCAGTGCCGTGAGCTGGCCCCACGCACCGGGCACTGTTTGTTTTACACGCAGGGCTCCTGCAGTTTTTGCAGCTGTTCCCCTTCCCCTGGCCCGGAGAACAGGGCTGGGTTTGTTCGGGCAGTGGCCCGCGGCCGCGCTCCAGCgagcaggccccccccccccccccccccccccccccccccccccccccccccccccccccccccccccccccccccccccccccccccccccccccccccccccccccccccccccccccccccccccccccccccccccgccgcgctCCAGCGAGCAGGCGGCCGGggcggggggctgggggtgttgTGGGTGCTGAGGCACGTCTCTGCTTCTAAGGACAGGAAGGGGAAGCGCTCCAATATTTGtggaaaggggaggggaagagaaagatGAAATGGAAAGCACCTCTAAAACATGgattcctgctggcagcaggagtcAGCTGTGGCCACCcgtttctttcccttcctctctgcagGTAAACAACAATGGGATCAtctctttccatctctttcccttcctctctgcagGTAAACAACAATGGGATCATCTCGTTCCTGAAGGAGGTCTCCCAGTTCACACCCGTGGCCTTCCCCATCTCGAAGGACCGGCGTGTGGTTGCTGCTTTCTGGGCAGACGTGGATAATCGGCGGGCGGGTGAAATCTATTACCGAGAGAGCACCGAGCAGCCCATCCTGGAGAGAGCCAGCAGGGACATTGCTCAGTACTTCCCCGAGTTCCCAGGGTTTTCTGCACAGTGGGTCTTCATTGCAACCTGGTACCGAGTCACCTTCTTCGGGGGCAACTCGTTCTCACCAGTGAGTAGCTGGGGCAAAGCAGCCACCCCACCCATGTGCCTTCAGTGTGGTGCCAGACCTTCCACTTGTGGCTTGGAGCTGTCAGCAGAGTTCAGTTGACCATGATGGCTCCATCAGGATACCTTGCTGTGACAGAGCAATAGTGGGCTGGCAACACCAAACCCTCCTCTTTGTGCCACGTGGAGGCTTTACATCATCAGCCTTCTTGGGCAAAAGGGAGGCACCTTTTGCCTTCCAGATGCTCAATATCCatatttccccccatttttcccgtTCCTCTGGGATGAGAAGTGAGCTGTCCAAGCTCAGGATCACAAGTTAGGATTGAAAATAATTCAACTCTAATGCTCGTGCTCGCAGAGGAGAACTGGGGTTCAAGGAAACAGCCCTTTGCTGAATGTAGTTTCTGTCACTTTCTTTTATGGGTAGTTCATCGTCCCTCACTGgtttcctcccctccctgctgcaggtaAACACTTTCCAGATTGTCCTCATTACGGATGGCAAGCTTTCCTTCACCATCTTTAACTATGAGTCCATCACCTGGACCACGGGTATGCACGCCAGCAGTGGGGGGGACTTTGCTGGGCTCGGTGGCATCGCGGCACAGGTAAGTGGCCAGTGTGGCCCCTGGGGTGCCTGGGTAGCACATCCGCCCTTGTGAACTCGTGCCTCCTGTTTGGGTTTCTTGGAGGTGGAAAATCTCCGCTTACTTCACTCTAGTAAGTCCTTGCAGCACTTAATGAATGTGCTTTGGCACTAGAGAAGTTGGTTTAGCATTAAACAGCTGGTTCCTTCTGAAGTTTTCCGCTGAGGGTGAAACATGTATTTGCAAGATTCACCTGTGGCCTACTAACATGGGAACTGAGTGTAAGTGCTAGAGCTTGAGCAACAGGTCAAATTCAGATTTCAACATTTCATAGGTATGTACTTCTTAGAGGTAACCACAACACAAAATGCCAGGAAAACCCCAAGAACCAGACAAAATCAAATAGTGATTTGTCCTGTCAAAACAAGTGGATGTAAAAAGAAactcctactttttttttttttttttttttttttttttttttttcttcttcagagtTCTtaaatatctgtgtgtgtgctctggcTCCCAAAGCTGAGACCATACAGGGGGCTTTGTTATCCCAAAACCACAGATCTTTGCCTTGGCTGCTGCTTCATagtcccttttccttcccaacCTCAGCCTTTaagagcagctgccacagctaGCACAGCTTTTGCTTGTAGTTTTGTTTCATCCCTGCGTGTGTTGTTGtgttaaagggaaaaaaagccaacaccCACACCCGCAGAAACCCCAGTACCTACTTGGATGTGTGAATTTACCGACAGTTGATCCATGCTTGGCTCCCTGCTTGCagtctgcagcaggcaggatgctgcaggtggAGAGGAAGCAAATGGGATTTGAATTCCCAGGAAGGGACTGAGTAGGCCAAGCATCCACTTCACCCTGTTGTCCTGTCATGTGGACAGGACTGAGCACTGGTCTGTGGCATGTGGAAGGGGAGAGCCGGTCTGAGTGGCCACCAGTGGTACCACATGACAGGAGAGATGAAAcagagaggtgctccagctgccttttcctgTGCATTAGTGATGTCTCTTTACTCTCTGCCTTTGTCCTTCCAGGCAGGTTTTAACGCTGGTGATGGAAAGCGCTACTTCAACATCCCCGGATCCCGCACCGATGACATCGCTGACGTGGAGATGACGACAAATGTGGGTATCCCCGGGCGCTGGGTGTTCAGAATCGATGATGCCCAGGTGCAAGTGGGGGGCTGCAGCAATACAAGTAAGAGGACAGCAGTTAGGTTTACTTAACTCCCAACCCAACCCCACACTGTTCTCCAGCCCCATCTTTCCCTGCCTCAACCCCCACCTCCGCGGGGTGGAAGAGTTGTCTggaagggctctggggagggaggggaggcagcTATGCAGGGGCTGTCTTCAGCACCAGCTGTGTTTGGGGATGGCACCCGTGGTTGCCCcggggctgggaatgggctgggagagcaaatgggaaggggaggaagagtTCTTAGTTTAAAGAAGCCTGCGGGGAGTGATGAGGGAGTCTGGGGAGGAGATGATGTGCACAGTTGGgcccctgccaggcagggcatGAGGGGCCAGCACCCTTGGGGGGTGCATATGTCCATCAGTCCTAGTACATTGGGCTGAGCCAAGTGGAGGGCTGCTGAATGCCAGCCTGCCATGTGGGGCTAGGTTGCCAGGGCCTGGTTCGTGCTCCCCGCTCCAGGGGTCCTGGCACATCCCCCACAGAGCTGTTGGTCTCCGGTTCCTCATCCCCACTTCCCCCTGGCCATCTTTCCCCACTCGTGATCTGTGTGTCTCGCGTTATCGGTGGATTTTCTGTACATGGGCTCTcccatcccctttccctctgccctgaATGATAAGTGAGGATATGCTCATGTCCCCTCAGCCAGTGGAGCAGACCTTCTCCCCCCATCCAGGCTGCAGACCTGTGCAGCCTCTCCCCCTTGCACAGGAGCAGTAAAACTGCCCCCTGTCCCAGGGGAGCCCgcaaggagcagctcctgcccctccatcaGGCAGGCAGCCCCACGGGCTCCCCAAGCACCCCAGGGAGCCGGGCGGGTGCAGGGCAAGACCCTGGCACTGGTGTGGCTGGAAGGTGGCAggtgagccctgccaggggaggGCTGACAGGGGTCACTGCCTGTTCCCACAGCCTCTGTCTGCCTGACACTGCGGCCCTGCCTGAATGGGGGGAAGTGTATCGAGGACTGCATCACAGGGAACCCCTCCTacacctgctcctgcctggccgGTTTTACTGGGAAGAGGTGCCACGTTGGTGAGCGCtttgctgcagggagcaggtcTCGctcccagtgtcactgctgcATGCTGGCAGTCTGTCTGtccccaccctgagctcctgtccccaccctgagctcctgtACCCATGTGGGGCTCTGTTTCAGATGTGGATGAGTGCCTCTCCCACCCATGTCAGAACGGAGCCACCTGCCTCAATGGTGCTGGCAGGTTCACCTGCAGGTGCCCTCCAGGCTTCAGAGGCAACCACTGCGAGACTGGTGAGCACTGCAGCACTTGAAAAGCAGAGACCCCAGGCTTGTGGGGCACATCTGCTCTTGGGAGGGCTCTTCAGACCAGGGCTCCTGCAGTAGCTGCTGGGCTCTAGCAGTTTGTGACAGCCAACTTGGATTTCAGCTTGCTTCAGGCAGGAGAAGCTTTTCTCTGGCCATGAGCCTTTCCTTCCGCTGACTTTTCTGAGGGCTTCACTCAGCATTGCTGCCAGCACTCTTCCACCATCACTCCCTTAGCCAGAAAAGCTGGCAGCCAGTGCTCAAACAAGCCTCGCAGGCCCTGCTTTTGCAAGTGATGCTCTGGTCCCAAGCTCTTCAAAGCCAGGGGAGACCCTCCCAGTCCTTGGCAGAGGCTGTGGTTACAGGTTTCCCCCACTGTTGGCCTCTGCAACGGAAGTGCTGCCAAGGCATTTGGCTCCCAGCAAGCTGCTGCACCAGTggaaaaggcagggagggagttGACttgtgggggaggaaggaagggagggagaaatgCCCAGCAGAGCACACTGACATCCAGAAGGTGCGGTGGGATGAGACAGCTGAGCTGCCTAAGGACAGGTTTTAGGGACAGTCGTGACTTGGAACGTGGCCGCTGTCTCCTGACAGAAGGCACATGGGTAGCTCcagtctgtgctctgcctgggcCTGGTATCCCTTTGTGTAGAGAGTGCCATGTGCTGGTCCTGTGCCCAGGCTGACACGTCTGCCCCTCTTTGTTTTGATGTTCTTCTGCAGAAGAATCACCATGTGAGAACAGAGTGTGCCAGAATGGTGGGAGTTGCCAGGTGGTGAACAAGACAGCAGCATGCTTGTGCCAGTCGGGATATACAGGGGTGGACTGCCAAACAGGTGGGTGACAGAAACAGGTATGGGATGGAGATGGTGACATTTCATACCTTGACAAGCTTCCTTCTCAGCCAGCTTCATTCCTGGATGTAGTTTTGGGAGGGGAATGCTTGGTATTGCCAGTGtcacctgtttttttctgtccatcGCTTTCACCCTCCTGAGCATCATCCAGGTTGGGAGGCATCAGGTGACCTGGCTGTGCCCACGCATGACCTGACCACCTTTCCTGGCCTCTTCTTGCAGAGGTGAATGAATGTGAGTCCAGCCCATGCCTGAACGGTGGGCACTGCATGGACCTGGTCGATAACTACACCTGTGTGTGCCTGGAGCCCTTTGTTGGACAGCGCTGCGAGACAGGTGCCTGTGCCCCAGGATcacccacagcagggactgtgTCCCTCATGTTCTGCTGGCCATCATGGCCTCTCTCCCAGGCTCAGGCTCTCCTCATGCTCACTTCCTTGCTTTCCCCTTACCAGATTCATCTTCCTGCGAGGACCGGAGTTGCCAGAACCGGCAGACATGCAACTACATCCGCCCTGGCCGCTATATCTGCACCTGCTCCCCGGGTTATTACGGCAGCAACTGCCAGTATGGTGAGTGAGGTTATGCCTCTACCAGGACACAGGATATTCCAGCCCCAAACTGGACCTGtccagctcaggctgcccaTTCCCCACAGGTGGGCCCCGCGTGCCCGGCGCCTGCCTCTCCCACCCGTGCCAGAACGCAGGCAGCTGTCTGGAGACTGAGCAGGGCTACGTCTGTGAGTGCCAGGAGGGCTACACTGGACAGGACTGTCGAGACGGTGAGTACCAGCTGAGGGGACTCTGGGGTGAAGCATCTCAAGGGGAGCCTTCATGCAGCATGAGAAGCATGAGAGCCTGTTCAAGGCTCTGGGATTgaacagaggaggaagaggctgtgcctgtgtgtctgAGGGCCTCAGGGCTGCTGCCCACCTGAGCTTCCCCTGTGAGTGGCATCTGGCAAGGCCACTTGTCTGTTCCAGCCCACAAGCAGGAGAGGTCCTGGGAAGCTCCTGTTTCCTCTCTTGCAGAGCTGTCTGAGGGCTGTGAGTGTCGTAATGGGGGCAGTTGTCTGGAGGGGAATGTCACCGTCTGCCAGTGCCTTCCTGGGTTTTTTGGTCTCCTCTGTGAATTTGGTAGGTGAAAACTACTGTGTTCATTCCCTCTGGGATGTTTGAGTCAGGCAGCCTGTGAGTCAGCAAGGAGACACTGCCCATGCCTGAGCCTAGCACAGTGCCAGGGGCACACACTGAATTTCAGCCTGGAAATATTGTCACCTGGTGAGATGGCAATGCTCCCACCTCCATTACTCCCCCTTTGAGctgtgcctctcccagcccctgcctcagcccagctcccatgGGTGGGGAGGGAGTTGCAGCCTTTGTGCTCTCCCTTGCTGAAGCTCACTGAGCATCCAGGCTGGGCATTGCCATTTGCACTGTCTGTGCCAGAGGATCTGTCCTGTATCATAGGACCCTGCAAAGTTAGGAGACTCCTGTTTCCGTGTGGGGGTCCTCTGCCACTGACTGAAGGAGGCTGGCACTGGCCATGTGTTTGCAGAAGTCACCACGACACCGTGCAACATGAACACACAGTGCCCGGATGGCGGCTACTGCATGGAGTATGGCGGGAGCTACCTCTGTGTCTGCCACACCAACTATGGCTCCAACCACAGTAAGGCTCCGCAGGGGTGGGGGTGAGCAGGGGTACCCTCACCAGCAGGGAAGCTGCCCTTGTACCCCTGGCCATATGTCCTCGGTGATGCCCTGTGTTTGGCTCTGCAGCGATGCCATCCCCCTGCGACTCAGAGCCCTGCTTGAATGGGGGATCCTGCAAGGTTCATGATGACTCGTACATCTGCGAGTGTCCTCAAGGCTTCCTTGGCGTGCACTGCGAGAAAGGTACCTCCACAGTGGCCCCAGCACCTGGCAGAGCTTGGGAGTAGGGAGATGAGCAGTTACTTGCAGAGCTGGAAGTCAGTGCAGgttttcccatcccatcctacagggcagagagagggaTTGAATGACTCCCTTCATGACACCCAACATGAAGTTGTTTCCTGTACAACACCATCAgtgttggtttttatttacaTGCCACATCTTCTGCCCTTGGGAGCTGTCTCCCAGCATCACGCACCCGTTGGCCCCCAAGGCGCCAGCACACATCTTCAGGGGTGTACTTTTTGTGGTGTTGCTGCACCCAGGATGCAGTCAGGCTTCCTGCAGTGAGGGTTGAGAGTGctggtgggaggcagcagctctgggtgcccctgctctgggtgacccCACTCTGGGCCCTCTTTCTGCAGCCAAGCCTcggctctgcagcacagggccCTGCCGCAACGGGGGCACCTGCAGGGAGGCGAATGGCGAGTACCACTGCACCTGCCCCTACCGCTTCACCGGCAAGCACTGCGAGATCGGTACAGCCCCCGGCCCCACAGGGAGGAGAGGTGGCcctgccccacccggctcacCACCGCCTTGTGCCCCCAGGTAAGCCGGACCCCTGTGCCTCGGGGCCCTGCCAGAACGGAGGCACCTGTTTCCACTACATCGGCAAGTACAAGTGTGACTGTCCCCCAGGCTACACCGGCCGGCACTGCGAGATCGGTAGGTTTGAAGAGGGTGTGCCACTGCCTGGGGGGATGATGGGCCTGACTGTCAGGAGCTCGCTGCTGGCTTTGAGCCTCCTTCCTTGTGCCCtgctggaaagggaaggggTTTGGCTTTGGTTTCattccttgctctgctcttcttCCAGTGCCCTCCCCTTGCTTTCTTAGCCCCTGTGAGAATGGGGCTACCTGTGAAGACCTCGATGGAGGCTATGTTTGCACCTGCTCTGTGGGCTATGTAGGAAAGCACTGCCAATTTGGTAAGGGCCTTGTGTttcccctgcctgctggggacTTGGGGCGCCTCTGTGTGCCCCATTCATCCCCTGTCTCTCCACAGAGGTTGACTGTGGCATACCTAGTGAGGTGAAGCATGCCCAGGCTTCTTTCAACTCCACCAAGGTGGGCTCAGTGGCTGAATACCAGTGTGAGCTGGGCTACATCCTCAGCCAGCACAACCATCCCCGTGTCTGCCGTGTGCCAGGTGTCTGGAGCGACCCCCCCGAATGTGATGGTGAGGAGTGCTGGGGAGTGGGCGAGCCCTGGGACACCATCCCTCCCAGTGGCCTGTGGTCACAGCCACGGTTTGGTGACCCCAGGAAATGTACTCCAGTTGTCTGCTGCCTGCcccctgggatccctgtgctgtgctcatgTCTCTTGCTTTGTCTCTCCTTTGTTCAAATGCCTTTAGAGATTGATGAGTGCCAGTCGCAGCCCTGCCTGAACGGTGGCCAGTGCAAGGATCGTGTCTCTGCCTTCCTGTGCTTGTGTGAGCCAGGTTACACCGGCTACCACTGCGAGTTGGGTAAGAGACCATGCCAGGCATGCTCCAGGACTGTCACAgtcccctcctcaccctccagCCCTTGGGAAAGCCCCAGTGGATTGCAAACTCCATCACAAGCATCTAGGTTACCAGGAGTTTTTATGTGTGCTTGGATCAGCCTAAGGCAAGGGCTTctctcccagggctcccagtCAGCTCCCAGTAGGATTTTCCACCAGGGAAgcactgctcctggctggggaccATGGGCAGCGTGGGAGGTGGTGGGACTCTGGCAGGTGGCTCCAGCCCAGTTCTCTGGGACCTCGCAGAGGACAGTGGTAGGAGAAGGTGGGCTGTTGGAAGTTAGGTGAGGGGACATGACACAGGCACCCTATGGCATGGATCTCTTGGCACAGCCCACACTCCCAGTTGTCCCTAGGTGTCCCTGAAGGAATGTCCTCATGCTATGGGGGGCAGGCCTGAGGCAGTGGGCatccaggagcaggaatgttCCTGGCCACTGGGCTTCGGCAAGCAAATGACACAGGATGGGTCCATGCCCTGTGGGAGAAGTGCTGCCTCTCCAAGCCCGTGTCCCTAGCTaccagctgcctctgtgctgagctggtgcCTTTCTTCCTGCTGGACCCACAGACGTTGATGAGTGCCAGTCGGAGCCCTGCAAGAACAGCGGGACCTGCCAAGACCTCCCCGGGTCCTTTGCTTGCTTCTGTCCTGAGGGCTTCCTGGGGACCCAGTGTGAGACAGGTAGGGGCTCTCCCTTGCTGGGTCAGTGGGAGGCTGGACTGTGGGCACCAGGACACTGCCGGGGCTAGCACCATGCCAG harbors:
- the SNED1 gene encoding sushi, nidogen and EGF-like domain-containing protein 1 isoform X1, with product MQVLAGWAVLVALGEWLWAGAEVPLGDFYPFGPAQGDAATRKQDDGGSELRPLSIPFPFFGAGHTGLYVNNNGIISFLKEVSQFTPVAFPISKDRRVVAAFWADVDNRRAGEIYYRESTEQPILERASRDIAQYFPEFPGFSAQWVFIATWYRVTFFGGNSFSPVNTFQIVLITDGKLSFTIFNYESITWTTGMHASSGGDFAGLGGIAAQAGFNAGDGKRYFNIPGSRTDDIADVEMTTNVGIPGRWVFRIDDAQVQVGGCSNTTSVCLTLRPCLNGGKCIEDCITGNPSYTCSCLAGFTGKRCHVDVDECLSHPCQNGATCLNGAGRFTCRCPPGFRGNHCETEESPCENRVCQNGGSCQVVNKTAACLCQSGYTGVDCQTEVNECESSPCLNGGHCMDLVDNYTCVCLEPFVGQRCETDSSSCEDRSCQNRQTCNYIRPGRYICTCSPGYYGSNCQYGGPRVPGACLSHPCQNAGSCLETEQGYVCECQEGYTGQDCRDELSEGCECRNGGSCLEGNVTVCQCLPGFFGLLCEFEVTTTPCNMNTQCPDGGYCMEYGGSYLCVCHTNYGSNHTMPSPCDSEPCLNGGSCKVHDDSYICECPQGFLGVHCEKAKPRLCSTGPCRNGGTCREANGEYHCTCPYRFTGKHCEIGKPDPCASGPCQNGGTCFHYIGKYKCDCPPGYTGRHCEIVPSPCFLSPCENGATCEDLDGGYVCTCSVGYVGKHCQFEVDCGIPSEVKHAQASFNSTKVGSVAEYQCELGYILSQHNHPRVCRVPGVWSDPPECDEIDECQSQPCLNGGQCKDRVSAFLCLCEPGYTGYHCELDVDECQSEPCKNSGTCQDLPGSFACFCPEGFLGTQCETEVDACESDPCRNGGECESYGGSYLCVCPEGFFGYHCETASDPCFSSPCGSRGYCLPSNGTHSCTCKVSYTGKNCEKELLPPTSLKVERVEDTGVLISWHPPEDAAARQLIDGYAVTYVSLDGSYRRTDFVDRSRSAHQLRALTSGRAYNISVFSVKRNVNNKNDISRPIMLTTRTRPRPVEGFEITNVTASAITVQWALHRLQHSTVSRVRVSIRHLGDLAARTVELNSSVAKYTFLDLQPGERYIIHVTTLSGLGVEDHPSESLATPPFHVWTRPLPPQNLTASHVTATSVSMAWEQPPAGTMEGYIINVTTAQSVKSRYVPNGKLVSYTVRDLLPGQRYHLSLTAVQNTEQGQVHSEPIHLYVNTLQRDGAPERRWSQAGHPRVLRNRLPPAFLPELRLLADRDTAEEPSPAPRFTELVDGRGRISARFGTALGKSITLKTQPEAPVRLENTEVSSWDSLALQLREAKSKREGQKCSKNPCRNGGTCTRDEESYHCACRPGFKGRLCQLACKKVPHSCTRLYSETRSFPVWEGGTCHYLSRRVYKVHQDICYKESCESTSSERTSSRYSTQQQKAKQQSHTEEAIEGLKQ
- the SNED1 gene encoding sushi, nidogen and EGF-like domain-containing protein 1 isoform X3, producing MQVLAGWAVLVALGEWLWAGAEVPLGDFYPFGPAQGDAATRKQDDGGSELRPLSIPFPFFGAGHTGLYVNNNGIISFLKEVSQFTPVAFPISKDRRVVAAFWADVDNRRAGEIYYRESTEQPILERASRDIAQYFPEFPGFSAQWVFIATWYRVTFFGGNSFSPVNTFQIVLITDGKLSFTIFNYESITWTTGMHASSGGDFAGLGGIAAQAGFNAGDGKRYFNIPGSRTDDIADVEMTTNVGIPGRWVFRIDDAQVQVGGCSNTTSVCLTLRPCLNGGKCIEDCITGNPSYTCSCLAGFTGKRCHVDVDECLSHPCQNGATCLNGAGRFTCRCPPGFRGNHCETEESPCENRVCQNGGSCQVVNKTAACLCQSGYTGVDCQTEVNECESSPCLNGGHCMDLVDNYTCVCLEPFVGQRCETDSSSCEDRSCQNRQTCNYIRPGRYICTCSPGYYGSNCQYGGPRVPGACLSHPCQNAGSCLETEQGYVCECQEGYTGQDCRDELSEGCECRNGGSCLEGNVTVCQCLPGFFGLLCEFEVTTTPCNMNTQCPDGGYCMEYGGSYLCVCHTNYGSNHTMPSPCDSEPCLNGGSCKVHDDSYICECPQGFLGVHCEKAKPRLCSTGPCRNGGTCREANGEYHCTCPYRFTGKHCEIGKPDPCASGPCQNGGTCFHYIGKYKCDCPPGYTGRHCEIVPSPCFLSPCENGATCEDLDGGYVCTCSVGYVGKHCQFEVDCGIPSEVKHAQASFNSTKVGSVAEYQCELGYILSQHNHPRVCRVPGVWSDPPECDEIDECQSQPCLNGGQCKDRVSAFLCLCEPGYTGYHCELDVDECQSEPCKNSGTCQDLPGSFACFCPEGFLGTQCETEVDACESDPCRNGGECESYGGSYLCVCPEGFFGYHCETASDPCFSSPCGSRGYCLPSNGTHSCTCKVSYTGKNCEKELLPPTSLKVERVEDTGVLISWHPPEDAAARQLIDGYAVTYVSLDGSYRRTDFVDRSRSAHQLRALTSGRAYNISVFSVKRNVNNKNDISRPIMLTTRTRPRPVEGFEITNVTASAITVQWALHRLQHSTVSRVRVSIRHLGDLAARTVELNSSVAKYTFLDLQPGERYIIHVTTLSGLGVEDHPSESLATPPFHVWTRPLPPQNLTASHVTATSVSMAWEQPPAGTMEGYIINVTTAQSVKSRYVPNGKLVSYTVRDLLPGQRYHLSLTAVQNTEQGQVHSEPIHLYVNTLQRDGAPERRWSQAGHPRVLRNRLPPAFLPELRLLADRDTAEEPSPAPRFTELVDGRGRISARFGTALGKSITLKTQPEAPVRLENTEVSSWDSLALQLREAKSKREGQKCSKNPCRNGGTCTRDEESYHCACRPGFKGRLCQLGPGESTRYTRTSATRRAVRAPVLRGQAAGTAHSSRKPSNSHTLKKP
- the SNED1 gene encoding sushi, nidogen and EGF-like domain-containing protein 1 isoform X4, with the translated sequence MQVLAGWAVLVALGEWLWAGAEVPLGDFYPFGPAQGDAATRKQDDGGSELRPLSIPFPFFGAGHTGLYVNNNGIISFLKEVSQFTPVAFPISKDRRVVAAFWADVDNRRAGEIYYRESTEQPILERASRDIAQYFPEFPGFSAQWVFIATWYRVTFFGGNSFSPVNTFQIVLITDGKLSFTIFNYESITWTTGMHASSGGDFAGLGGIAAQAGFNAGDGKRYFNIPGSRTDDIADVEMTTNVGIPGRWVFRIDDAQVQVGGCSNTTSVCLTLRPCLNGGKCIEDCITGNPSYTCSCLAGFTGKRCHVDVDECLSHPCQNGATCLNGAGRFTCRCPPGFRGNHCETEESPCENRVCQNGGSCQVVNKTAACLCQSGYTGVDCQTEVNECESSPCLNGGHCMDLVDNYTCVCLEPFVGQRCETDSSSCEDRSCQNRQTCNYIRPGRYICTCSPGYYGSNCQYGGPRVPGACLSHPCQNAGSCLETEQGYVCECQEGYTGQDCRDELSEGCECRNGGSCLEGNVTVCQCLPGFFGLLCEFEVTTTPCNMNTQCPDGGYCMEYGGSYLCVCHTNYGSNHTMPSPCDSEPCLNGGSCKVHDDSYICECPQGFLGVHCEKAKPRLCSTGPCRNGGTCREANGEYHCTCPYRFTGKHCEIGKPDPCASGPCQNGGTCFHYIGKYKCDCPPGYTGRHCEIVPSPCFLSPCENGATCEDLDGGYVCTCSVGYVGKHCQFEVDCGIPSEVKHAQASFNSTKVGSVAEYQCELGYILSQHNHPRVCRVPGVWSDPPECDEIDECQSQPCLNGGQCKDRVSAFLCLCEPGYTGYHCELDVDECQSEPCKNSGTCQDLPGSFACFCPEGFLGTQCETEVDACESDPCRNGGECESYGGSYLCVCPEGFFGYHCETASDPCFSSPCGSRGYCLPSNGTHSCTCKVSYTGKNCEKELLPPTSLKVERVEDTGVLISWHPPEDAAARQLIDGYAVTYVSLDGSYRRTDFVDRSRSAHQLRALTSGRAYNISVFSVKRNVNNKNDISRPIMLTTRTRPRPVEGFEITNVTASAITVQWALHRLQHSTVSRVRVSIRHLGDLAARTVELNSSVAKYTFLDLQPGERYIIHVTTLSGLGVEDHPSESLATPPFHVWTRPLPPQNLTASHVTATSVSMAWEQPPAGTMEGYIINVTTAQSVKSRYVPNGKLVSYTVRDLLPGQRYHLSLTAVQNTEQGQVHSEPIHLYVNTLQRDGAPERRWSQAGHPRVLRNRLPPAFLPELRLLADRDTAEEPSPAPRFTELVDGRGRISARFGTALGKSITLKTQPEAPVRLENTEVSSWDSLALQLREAKSKREGQKCSKNPCRNGGTCTRDEESYHCACRPGFKGRLCQLGPGESTRYTRTSATRRAVRAPVLRGQAAESQATVTH
- the SNED1 gene encoding sushi, nidogen and EGF-like domain-containing protein 1 isoform X5; translated protein: MQVLAGWAVLVALGEWLWAGAEVPLGDFYPFGPAQGDAATRKQDDGGSELRPLSIPFPFFGAGHTGLYVNNNGIISFLKEVSQFTPVAFPISKDRRVVAAFWADVDNRRAGEIYYRESTEQPILERASRDIAQYFPEFPGFSAQWVFIATWYRVTFFGGNSFSPVNTFQIVLITDGKLSFTIFNYESITWTTGMHASSGGDFAGLGGIAAQAGFNAGDGKRYFNIPGSRTDDIADVEMTTNVGIPGRWVFRIDDAQVQVGGCSNTTSVCLTLRPCLNGGKCIEDCITGNPSYTCSCLAGFTGKRCHVDVDECLSHPCQNGATCLNGAGRFTCRCPPGFRGNHCETEESPCENRVCQNGGSCQVVNKTAACLCQSGYTGVDCQTEVNECESSPCLNGGHCMDLVDNYTCVCLEPFVGQRCETDSSSCEDRSCQNRQTCNYIRPGRYICTCSPGYYGSNCQYGGPRVPGACLSHPCQNAGSCLETEQGYVCECQEGYTGQDCRDELSEGCECRNGGSCLEGNVTVCQCLPGFFGLLCEFEVTTTPCNMNTQCPDGGYCMEYGGSYLCVCHTNYGSNHTMPSPCDSEPCLNGGSCKVHDDSYICECPQGFLGVHCEKAKPRLCSTGPCRNGGTCREANGEYHCTCPYRFTGKHCEIGKPDPCASGPCQNGGTCFHYIGKYKCDCPPGYTGRHCEIVPSPCFLSPCENGATCEDLDGGYVCTCSVGYVGKHCQFEVDCGIPSEVKHAQASFNSTKVGSVAEYQCELGYILSQHNHPRVCRVPGVWSDPPECDEIDECQSQPCLNGGQCKDRVSAFLCLCEPGYTGYHCELDVDECQSEPCKNSGTCQDLPGSFACFCPEGFLGTQCETEVDACESDPCRNGGECESYGGSYLCVCPEGFFGYHCETASDPCFSSPCGSRGYCLPSNGTHSCTCKVSYTGKNCEKVKRNVNNKNDISRPIMLTTRTRPRPVEGFEITNVTASAITVQWALHRLQHSTVSRVRVSIRHLGDLAARTVELNSSVAKYTFLDLQPGERYIIHVTTLSGLGVEDHPSESLATPPFHVWTRPLPPQNLTASHVTATSVSMAWEQPPAGTMEGYIINVTTAQSVKSRYVPNGKLVSYTVRDLLPGQRYHLSLTAVQNTEQGQVHSEPIHLYVNTLQRDGAPERRWSQAGHPRVLRNRLPPAFLPELRLLADRDTAEEPSPAPRFTELVDGRGRISARFGTALGKSITLKTQPEAPVRLENTEVSSWDSLALQLREAKSKREGQKCSKNPCRNGGTCTRDEESYHCACRPGFKGRLCQLACKKVPHSCTRLYSETRSFPVWEGGTCHYLSRRVYKVHQDICYKESCESTSSERTSSRYSTQQQKAKQQSHTEEAIEGLKQ